The following are from one region of the Coffea eugenioides isolate CCC68of chromosome 2, Ceug_1.0, whole genome shotgun sequence genome:
- the LOC113759237 gene encoding probable phytol kinase 3, chloroplastic — protein sequence MGLVFTLCWPRFSSGNQGGFLAAMVPGFNAFKLLLLGLEMRKDEKAVKLMSGLGDHYRQILKASFYYLTAISLASVVYWRTSPVAVAAVCKLCAGDRIAPIVGRRFGSLKLPYNKNKSVAGIIAMVAASFLPPFSHYQNLMYSSLTKKVAQQVDALFLDIWVPSRKLENGTQILCGLVVSAQNLMTI from the exons ATGGGGCTAGTTTTCACGCTTTGCTGGCCAAGGTTCAG TTCTGGTAATCAAGGAGGGTTTTTAGCAGCTATGGTTCCTGGTTTCAATGCTTTCAAATTGCTTCTTTTGGGACTCGAAATGCGGAAAGATGAGAAGGCTGTTAAGTTGATGAGCGGATTGGGAGATCACTATAG GCAAATTCTCAAGGCATCATTTTATTACCTTACCGCAATCTCCTTAGCCAGTGTTGTTTATTGGAGAACTTCTCCGGTGGCTGTTGCAGCAGTATGCAAACTTTGTGCTGGAGATC GTATAGCTCCTATTGTGGGGAGGCGTTTCGGGAGCCTGAAATTACCATACAATAAAAACAAATCCGTTGCTGGAATTATTGCAATGGTGGCAGCTAGTTTCTTACCCCCATTTTCACATTATCAAAACTTGATGTACAGTTCCCTGACAAAAAAGGTTGCGCAACAGGTAGATGCACTATTTCTCGATATTTGGGTACCTTCAAGAAAGCTGGAAAATGGTACACAAATTCTTTGTGGATTAGTGGTATCAGCACAAAACTTGATGACAATTTGA